The DNA window CCGATTGTGGTATCAGCGCTATAGACTTAACCGCCTATGAAGACAATTATTTTAACTGGCTTGATCAGGAGTTTCACGGGGAAATGCATTATATGTCGGCTCATGGCACAAAACGAACCCGGCCCAATGAGTTAATACCCGGCACTCAGAGTATTATTAGCTTACGCATGAACTACTTGGACACCCAAGCTGAACATCCCATTAAACAACTGCATAAAACTGACCACGCTTACGTATCACGTTACGCACTTGGGCGCGATTATCACAAGGTCATCCGCAACAAACTAAAAACCCTAATTAAACAGATTAAACAACAAAACCCGGATTGCAACTGTAGGGCATTTGTAGACTCCGCACCTGTACTTGAACGCCCGATCGCCGAACAAGCAGGCCTGGGCTTTATTGGCAAAAACAGCCTTATCATTCATCCTAGAGCAGGTTCTTGGTTTTTTCTTGCCGAAATTTATACTGATTTAACGCTTGAGCATGATGCCCCCTTTGTTAAACAAGGCTGCGGTCCCTGCCGAGCTTGTATTCTTGAGTGCCCCACTCAGGCGATTGTAGCCGATGGACAGGTCGATGCACGACGCTGTATTTCCTACTTAACGATCGAATACAAAGGGGTGATTCCGCTTGAGTTTAGAAGCGCAATGGGTAATCGTATCTACGGCTGTGATGATTGTCAGTTAGTATGCCCTTGGAACCACTTCACTGAACCGACACAAGAAGCGGATTTTGCACCAAGATCACAGTTGGATCGTGCCACATTGCTGACGCTGTTTGATTGTGATGAAACGTCATTTAACCGAGAGTTTGAGGGTTCACCGATTAGACGGATTGGCCATGAAGCCTGGATAAGAAATATTGCAATTGCTCTGGGTAATAGCCCAGCATCTAATGATGTACTTAGTGCTTTAAAGTCAAAACTGGGCGTTTTTTCTGAAATGGTAGAAGAACATCTTGTCTGGGCTATCACAGAACAACAACAAAAACTTGAAACCCAACCGAGTTCAAGCTCTGGTGCATGGGTTGAAATCGATATAAAGAACGTAAAACCTATCGTTGCAAAAAAGTATTATCTACCAAACTACTCGCATTAGCGCGCATTTGAAAACATCACATCGGTATCTACCAGCACTATCACATTGTCTTGATAATGAGCAACGCCTTGAATGTAGGCGGATCGGCCCTCTCGGTTCTCAGCCATAAGGTCAACACAGGATTCAGGTATATCCTTTACCTCTATCACACGATCTACCATTAAGCCAACCGAGGTATCATCATCAATTTCAATAATCACAATCCTGGAGTCATCATCGGTTTTTTTCGCTGGAAGGTTATAAACACCACGACCATCCACAACAGTGACAATGACGCCACGCACATTAATCACACCAATCACGTTTCGACTTGCACCAGGAACCTCACGTATCTGCCCTACACGAAGCACTTCACGAACTTTTTTAACATTGATGCCATAAACTTCCGAGTCTAGCTGGAACAATACGCAACGTACAGTTACACTTGAAAAACCTTCATCATCGTTTTCACTCATACGGATGGAAGAAATTTGATTCATCATTGTTATTTAAACCTCTCAATTAGACCGGGCAGATCGAGAATCAATGCAATATTACCATTTCCGGTAATCGTAGCGCCTGCATAACCCTGAATGTTCTGCAACATCACCCCCAAGGGTTTAATCACAACCTCTTCCTGACCATTCACCTGCTCAACCACCAATCCAACTCGTTGATTGCCAATT is part of the Thiomicrospira microaerophila genome and encodes:
- the queG gene encoding tRNA epoxyqueuosine(34) reductase QueG produces the protein MIMNHQTPLQNYSRLSLQIKNWAKDLGFADCGISAIDLTAYEDNYFNWLDQEFHGEMHYMSAHGTKRTRPNELIPGTQSIISLRMNYLDTQAEHPIKQLHKTDHAYVSRYALGRDYHKVIRNKLKTLIKQIKQQNPDCNCRAFVDSAPVLERPIAEQAGLGFIGKNSLIIHPRAGSWFFLAEIYTDLTLEHDAPFVKQGCGPCRACILECPTQAIVADGQVDARRCISYLTIEYKGVIPLEFRSAMGNRIYGCDDCQLVCPWNHFTEPTQEADFAPRSQLDRATLLTLFDCDETSFNREFEGSPIRRIGHEAWIRNIAIALGNSPASNDVLSALKSKLGVFSEMVEEHLVWAITEQQQKLETQPSSSSGAWVEIDIKNVKPIVAKKYYLPNYSH
- a CDS encoding chemotaxis protein CheW, whose product is MMNQISSIRMSENDDEGFSSVTVRCVLFQLDSEVYGINVKKVREVLRVGQIREVPGASRNVIGVINVRGVIVTVVDGRGVYNLPAKKTDDDSRIVIIEIDDDTSVGLMVDRVIEVKDIPESCVDLMAENREGRSAYIQGVAHYQDNVIVLVDTDVMFSNAR